GACTTTCTATCTCCTTCAGAAATATCCACTTCACTGCCCAGCTCTAAACTAAAGGAATGATCTGGAGTGGAGCACAGCGcccctggggagagaggaagtgatTGCAGGAAGGTAAAGGGGGCAATCTGGTCTGTTTTGGGTAAACTTTCTGGAAGATGGCCAATTGGGTTCACCGTCTGGGGGGGCTCCTTATTTGTCTCCTGGACTAAGGGGTGGAAGAGATCACACGTGTCATCCAACGTGGCCAAAAGCTCATCTGGCATGGTTTCCAGGTCATCTATACTGAACAGAGAATCAAAATCAAACTCCTTCAGATCCATTTTCTCCACCATCCAATCTGTCCCGGAGAAGGCATCCTCCTTGCCGTTGTCTGAGGCACTGACCAACCCATCCACAGCCTGCCATTCCCAGGAGCCCGCCTTAGCCTTGTCGCTGGAGAACCCATGAGGTTTGAAGTGCTTGGCCACCTCCAGGTAGTCGTCTAAGAGACCTAGGCCTTCCTCAGCCCCCAAACCCGACTGGTCGAAGGGGGACATCAAGTCCCCCACCAACACCTCGCTGCTCAGGAAACTCATCTCGGCCATGTCGCGGGACTTTACTGGCATCGAGGAATGTGCTTAATTCGAAGATGTCTTTGTCGGTTACTGCAACGCTGCTGCTGAATGCCGTCAGAAGCGCCATGGCTTAAGCCGCTGGGGGGTGCCGCTGCAGAGCCTggtgctgctgccgccgctgcaAAGGCCAATGCTGCCGCAGGCACTGCTGCCTCTAATACGCCACGGCGGGGATTGGAGGAGGGAAGGCACGCACTTGCGGAAAAGATCTACAAAGGAGGgcgggagaaaaaga
The Mustela nigripes isolate SB6536 unplaced genomic scaffold, MUSNIG.SB6536 HiC_scaffold_3106, whole genome shotgun sequence DNA segment above includes these coding regions:
- the LOC132009003 gene encoding cyclic AMP-dependent transcription factor ATF-4-like; the protein is MPVKSRDMAEMSFLSSEVLVGDLMSPFDQSGLGAEEGLGLLDDYLEVAKHFKPHGFSSDKAKAGSWEWQAVDGLVSASDNGKEDAFSGTDWMVEKMDLKEFDFDSLFSIDDLETMPDELLATLDDTCDLFHPLVQETNKEPPQTVNPIGHLPESLPKTDQIAPFTFLQSLPLSPGALCSTPDHSFSLELGSEVDISEGDRKSDSTAYITMIPQCIKEEHAPSDNDSGICMSPESYLGSPQHSPSTSRGSPNRSLLSPGFLCGSARPKPYDPPGEKTAAKVKVEKLDKKLKKMEQNKTAATRYRQKKRAEQEA